A genomic segment from Conger conger chromosome 2, fConCon1.1, whole genome shotgun sequence encodes:
- the LOC133121323 gene encoding galactose-binding lectin l-1-like has product MELKVSGVIKPDPIRFMINVGRSMENIALHFNPRFNIYGDVRTIVMNSKEGNSWKEEQRDGNFPFEAGKEFEVTIVFNFDTFDIYLANGDKLQFPNRLGDKKYKYIYFGGDATIQRITVEPSTKPTKR; this is encoded by the exons ATGGAACTGAAGGTCAGCGGTGTCATCAAACCCGATCCGATTCG TTTCATGATCAATGTGGGCCGCTCCATGGAAAATATTGCGCTGCACTTTAACCCACGCTTCAACATTTATGGGGACGTCCGCACCATAGTCATGAACTCGAAGGAGGGCAACTCCTGGAAAGAAGAGCAGAGGGATGGAAACTTCCCCTTCGAGGCAGGGAAGGAGTTTGAG GTGACCATTGTCTTCAACTTTGACACTTTCGACATTTATCTAGCGAACGGCGACAAGTTGCAGTTCCCCAACCGTCTGGGTGacaagaaatacaaatacatatactttGGTGGAGATGCCACAATCCAACGCATAACTGTGGAACCATCTACAAAACCAACCAAGAGATAG